The Toxorhynchites rutilus septentrionalis strain SRP chromosome 3, ASM2978413v1, whole genome shotgun sequence genome includes a region encoding these proteins:
- the LOC129773703 gene encoding uncharacterized protein LOC129773703 yields the protein MQGVTEHVRLPMIKLQCFDGNIDEWLSFRDLFTSLIHLKPELPDVEKLHYLKGCLEGEARALIDSLKITKANYHIAWELLLKRYNNSKLLKKKQMQALFKLPTIVKESVVELRSLLEGFEKIVNTLDQITQPADFKDLLLVNILSSRLDPYTRRGWEEFSSTREQDTLPELIEFLQRRVRILEALPAKSSENKHEQTAVIRKGPTPIRVSHHAAPHISGKCPACPDTHWLYLCPTFQRMSIPSKESVLRYNNLCRNCFKKGHQAKECLSKNSCRNCKGRHHTMSTYQLQQYKRKAGTCPTASNWPIQHFINLVASI from the exons ATGCAGGGAGTAACCGAACATGTACGTCTTCCAATGATTAAGCTGCAATGTTTCGACGGTAACATCGACGAGTGGCTCAGCTTTAGGGATCTTTTTACTTCACTAATTCATTTGAAGCCTGAGTTACCGGACGTAGAAAAACTGCATTATCTCAAAGGATGTTTAGAAGGCGAAGCGAGGGCGCTAATCGATTCTTTGAAGATCACAAAGGCAAACTATCATATTGCCTGGGAATTGTTGCTCAAGCGTTATAATAACAGCAAACTATTGAAGAAGAAACAGATGCAAGCACTATTCAAACTACCAACTATAGTCAAGGAATCGGTCGTAGAATTGCGCTCATTACTGGAAGGATTTGAGAAAATCGTTAACACGTTGGATCAGATAACACAACCAGCAGATTTCAAAGACTTACTGCTGGTGAATATTCTCAGTTCCCGGTTGGATCCATACACACGAAGAGGGTGGGAGGAATTTTCCTCTACGAGAGAGCAAGATACGCTTCCTGAACTCATCGAATTTCTGCAGCGACGTGTGCGAATTTTGGAAGCGCTCCCTGCTAAATCATCGGAAAATAAACACGAGCAAACCGCAGTTATTAGAAAAGGGCCAACCCCAATACGCGTCAGTCACCATGCTGCTCCACATATAAGCGGGAAATGTCCTGCATGTCCCGATACACATTGGCTTTATTTGTGTCCCACCTTCCAGCGCATGTCAATTCCGAGTAAGGAATCAGTTTTACGCTACAACAATCTGTGTCGGAATTGTTTTAAAAAGGGCCATCAGGCAAAGGAATGTCTATCGAAAAATTCCTGCCGTAACTGCAAGGGTCGACACCACACCATG TCAACCTACCAACTGCAACAGTACAAACGAAAGGCTGGAACATGCCCGACGGCATCGAACTGGCCGATCCAGCATTTTATCAATCTGGTAGCGTCGATTTAG
- the LOC129773704 gene encoding uncharacterized protein LOC129773704, whose translation MGHMRKVEEDQSNQLKRCYLPHHAVLKESSTTTKLRVVFDASCKTSNGISLNDALFVGPVIQRDLRAIILRCRTYQVMIVADIEKMFRQINIDPKDAPLQSILWRADENENLATYELSTVTYGTKPAPFLATRTLKQLASDERERYPLAAKAVEEDMYIDDLITGPDDVNTAIELRRQCEQMMSSGGFTLRKWASNVTAVLEGVAQESLASPEIHEISWELDQAVRTLGLTWLPKTDCLKFQFEIPPLLSNQSFTKRRVLAIIATLFDPLGLLGAVIITAKIFMQKLWTLCNEQHKHLQWDDTLPTEVQKNGEDSTGGYHF comes from the coding sequence ATGGGGCATATGCGGAAGGTGGAGGAGGATCAATCAAATCAATTAAAGCGATGTTATCTACCGCATCACGCTGTTCTAAAGGAGTCCAGTACCACTACGAAATTGAGAGTAGTTTTTGATGCCTCATGCAAAACATCGAACGGTATTTCTTTAAATGACGCATTGTTCGTGGGTCCAGTTATTCAACGAGACCTCAGGGCAATTATCCTTCGCTGTCGAACTTATCAAGTGATGATTGTGGCTGACATTGAGAAAATGTTTCGCCAGATAAACATAGATCCCAAGGATGCACCACTGCAGAGTATTTTATGGCGGGCTGATGAGAATGAAAACCTTGCAACGTACGAGTTGTCCACAGTAACTTACGGGACGAAACCCGCACCATTCCTGGCAACTCGCACTTTGAAACAACTGGCATCTGATGAACGTGAGAGATATCCACTAGCTGCGAAGGCAGTCGAAGAAGATATGTACATCGACGACTTAATCACAGGACCGGATGACGTCAATACAGCAATAGAATTAAGAAGACAATGTGAGCAAATGATGTCCAGCGGCGGGTTCACTTTGAGAAAATGGGCTTCAAACGTAACAGCAGTATTGGAAGGCGTTGCTCAAGAATCACTCGCATCACCAGAAATTCATGAAATCAGCTGGGAGCTGGATCAGGCTGTAAGAACGTTAGGTTTAACATGGCTGCCTAAGACTGACTGTTTAAAATTCCAATTCGAAATTCCTCCACTCTTATCAAATCAAAGCTTCACCAAACGAAGGGTATTAGCCATTATCGCCACACTATTCGACCCTCTTGGGCTACTGGGTGCGGTCATTATAACGGCAAAAATTTTCATGCAGAAGCTTTGGACTCTCTGCAATGAACAACATAAGCATTTACAATGGGATGATACTTTACCAACTGAAGTGCAAAAGAATGGCGAAGATTCCACAGGTGGCTACCACTtctga
- the LOC129773705 gene encoding uncharacterized protein LOC129773705 → MEKVKEAVRAHKIFFWTDSTCVLQWIKATPTTWVTFVANRVAKIQTFRGKWNHVPGTSNPADLISRGVAPDVIGKCSLWWEGPCWLKEVEENWPCQPTVVDEDPPEVRRKVAACLTAVEPKFDIWYISKFSSYTKMIRTTAYWVRLIELQRNPKSDHNFGFLTSSELKGAEMILFRLVQRLAFNQEIRALSNSKPVPRNSSLRWFNPFIMEDGILRVGGRLSQSQERAETKHQIVLLAKHPITTMIFVYHHEKLLHAGPQLLLSAVRLRFWPLGGRNIAKRVVHQCQRCFRAKPILIQQQMGQLPRERVTVG, encoded by the coding sequence ATGGAAAAGGTGAAGGAAGCAGTACGAGCACACAAAATTTTCTTCTGGACCGATTCAACCTGTGTGCTTCAATGGATCAAGGCTACGCCAACCACGTGGGTAACATTTGTGGCAAATCGGGTGgcaaaaattcaaacttttcgAGGAAAATGGAATCACGTTCCCGGTACATCCAATCCAGCGGACTTAATTTCAAGAGGAGTAGCTCCAGATGTCATCGGAAAATGCAGCTTGTGGTGGGAGGGCCCATGCTGGTTGAAAGAAGTTGAGGAAAACTGGCCATGTCAGCCAACAGTCGTTGACGAGGATCCGCCAGAGGTCCGCCGCAAGGTGGCAGCATGTTTGACGGCAGTGGAACCGAAGTTCGACATCTGGTACATCTCGAAATTTTCGTCATATACAAAAATGATACGAACAACGGCGTACTGGGTGCGTTTAATTGAGCTTCAGAGGAACCCAAAATCGGATCACAATTTTGGATTCCTTACATCAAGCGAGCTCAAGGGAGCGGAAATGATTTTGTTTCGCTTGGTTCAACGGTTGGCGTTCAACCAAGAAATTAGAGCACTGTCGAACAGCAAACCAGTGCCTCGTAATTCATCACTTCGATGGTTCAATCCTTTTATCATGGAAGACGGCATACTACGCGTAGGTGGGAGATTAAGCCAATCTCAAGAACGAGCTGAAACAAAGCATCAAATTGTATTACTGGCTAAGCATCCAATAACCACAATGATTTTTGTTTACCATCACGAAAAGTTGTTGCACGCCGGTCCACAATTACTGCTAAGTGCTGTCCGGTTACGTTTCTGGCCATTAGGCGGCCGAAACATTGCTAAAAGGGTGGTCCATCAATGCCAACGGTGTTTCAGAGCGAAACCAATTCTGATCCAACAACAAATGGGTCAATTACCAAGGGAAAGAGTGACAGTAGGTTGA
- the LOC129773706 gene encoding uncharacterized protein LOC129773706, which yields MEHVTDLSTERFLQALRRFISRRGRCTDIFSDNGTNFVGAKNKMCELFDLLKDQRHHDAISKECANEGMQWHFIPPAAPHFGGLWEAAVRSAKFHLLRVLGENPVCQEDFSTLLVQVEACLNSRPLTPMSDDPTDLETLTPAHFLTGDSLQNIPEPDYSTVQLNRLSRWQLVQRQLQDFWKRWRTEYLSQLQARSKNWKSPIKLDIGMLVIMVDGNNPPMLWKKGRIEELHPGKDGIVRVVTVRTSSGLFKRPVAKLCLLPMEGNSTNHNEADH from the coding sequence ATGGAGCATGTTACGGATTTGTCGACTGAACGATTTCTGCAGGCTTTGAGACGGTTTATTTCTCGACGTGGCCGATGCACGGACATCTTTTCCGATAATGGTACTAATTTCGTGGGTGCAAAGAATAAAATGTGTGAGTTGTTCGATTTGCTCAAGGATCAGCGACATCATGATGCTATCTCCAAGGAATGTGCAAACGAGGGGATGCAATGGCACTTTATTCCTCCAGCAGCCCCACACTTTGGTGGATTATGGGAAGCTGCGGTACGCTCAGCAAAATTCCATCTACTACGTGTACTAGGAGAAAATCCGGTCTGCCAAGAAGATTTCAGCACCCTTTTGGTCCAGGTAGAAGCGTGTTTAAATTCCCGGCCGCTTACCCCAATGTCAGATGATCCAACCGATCTGGAAACTCTGACTCCGGCTCATTTTCTGACAGGTGACTCGCTTCAAAATATTCCGGAACCTGATTATAGCACGGTCCAGCTCAATCGTTTAAGTCGATGGCAACTAGTGCAAAGGCAATTGCAGGATTTCTGGAAACGTTGGCGTACTGAGTATTTATCCCAACTCCAGGCCAGGTCGAAAAACTGGAAATCACCAATAAAATTGGATATAGGAATGTTGGTAATCATGGTGGATGGAAATAATCCACCAATGCTATGGAAGAAAGGTCGCATTGAGGAATTACACCCTGGAAAGGATGGTATAGTACGTGTAGTTACCGTGCGGACATCAAGTGGGCTATTTAAGCGTCCTGTAGCTAAACTTTGTTTGTTGCCAATGGAAGGAAACTCAACTAATCATAATGAAGCTGATCACTGA